The Streptomyces collinus DNA segment GGTGAGGGACGGCTGATCCTGACCGACCCCGACAACATGCTCACCACGGGCGTGGACGTCGAGGCGCGTCCGCCGGGGAAGAAGGTCAAGCGGCTGTCGCTGCTCTCGGGCGGGGAGCGGTCGCTGACCGCGGTCGCGATGCTCGTGTCGATCTTCAAGGCACGGCCCAGCCCTTTCTACGTCATGGACGAGGTCGAGGCCGCGCTCGACGACACCAACCTCCAGCGGCTCATCCGGATCATGCAGGAGCTCCAGGAAGCCTCCCAGCTGATCGTGATCACCCACCAGAAGCGCACGATGGAGGTCGCCGACGCGCTCTACGGCGTCTCCATGCAGGGCGACGGTGTGTCGAAGGTCATCAGCCAGCGCCTCCGCTAGATAGGTGTGCTCTACACCGGTCTCACCTGCGGCCCTTCACGACTTCAACACTTGAACACATAGCCCCCACACTCCTGCCTCAGATCCAAAGCGATTGCCCTATTGACTTCGAAACTTGAAGGCATAGTCTCGGCAACGTTCCTTTTACCTTCAGGTACCTTCAGGTGGACCTCGAAGGGCTGATTCCCTCCGGCAGCGTTGCCGGTGGCCCGAGGAGTACACGTGACCAGCACAGCGCAGGCACCCAAGTCAGGAGCCAGGACGGCTCATCCCGATCATCTCGGGCACGTCATCTTCATCGCGGCGGCGGCCGCGATGGGCGGTTTCCTCTTCGGTTACGACAGTTCCGTGATCAACGGCGCCGTCGAAGCCATCCGTGACCGTTACGACGTCGGCTCCGCGGCCCTCGCCCAGGTCATCGCCATCGCCCTCATCGGCTGCGCCGTCGGCGCCGCCACCGCCGGCCGCATAGCCGACCGCATCGGCCGCATCCGGTGCATGCAGATCGCCGCGGTCCTCTTCACCGTCAGCGCCGTCGGCTCGGCGCTCCCCTTCGCCCTGTGGGACCTCGCCTTCTGGCGCGTCGTCGGCGGCTTCGCCATCGGCATGGCCTCCGTGATCGGCCCGGCCTACATCGCCGAGGTCGCCCCGCCCGCCTACCGCGGCCGGCTCGGCTCCTTCCAGCAGGCCGCGATCGTCATCGGCATCGCCGTGTCGCAGCTGGTCAACTGGGGTCTGCTGAACGCCGCCGACGGTGACCAGCGCGGCAAGCTGATGGGCCTGGAGGCCTGGCAGGTCATGCTCGGCGTCATGGTCGTCCCGGCCATCCTCTACGGGCTGCTCTCCTTCGCCATCCCCGAGTCCCCGCGCTTCCTCATCTCCGTCGGCAAGCACGAGCGCGCCCGGGAGATCCTCGCCGAGGTCGAGGGCAAGGACGTCGACCTGGACGCCCGTGTCGCCGAGATCGAGGGCGCCATGAAGAGCGAGCACAAGTCGAGCTTCAAGGACCTGCTCGGCGGCAGCTTCTTCTTCAAGCCGATCGTCTGGGTCGGCATCGGCCTGTCGGTCTTCCAGCAGTTCGTCGGCATCAACGTCG contains these protein-coding regions:
- a CDS encoding sugar porter family MFS transporter; its protein translation is MTSTAQAPKSGARTAHPDHLGHVIFIAAAAAMGGFLFGYDSSVINGAVEAIRDRYDVGSAALAQVIAIALIGCAVGAATAGRIADRIGRIRCMQIAAVLFTVSAVGSALPFALWDLAFWRVVGGFAIGMASVIGPAYIAEVAPPAYRGRLGSFQQAAIVIGIAVSQLVNWGLLNAADGDQRGKLMGLEAWQVMLGVMVVPAILYGLLSFAIPESPRFLISVGKHERAREILAEVEGKDVDLDARVAEIEGAMKSEHKSSFKDLLGGSFFFKPIVWVGIGLSVFQQFVGINVAFYYSSTLWQSVGVDPADSFFYSFTTSIINIVGTVIAMIFVDRIGRRPLAIIGSVGMVVGLALEAWAFSYHLVDGRLPATQGWIALIAAHLFVLFFALSWGVVVWVMLGEMFPNRIRAAALGVAAAAQWIANWAITASFPSLADWNLSVTYVIYTAFAALSIPFVLKFVKETKGKALEEMG